The sequence tggaaataaaaataaaattgaaaaaaaattaacattttaccACAATCTACCATACATGTGAAGAAATACGTCCGGCCTTTTTCATGAGCTCAATTTCAGCCTGAGATTTCACTAAACGGAGCTGCTGCATGAGGAGCCGCGTAGGCTTGATCCTATTCCTGAACTTGGAGTTTGTCTCTAGAACAGGGTGTATGAAGTTGGAGTGTAAGGACTCGTGAGCGGGTCTGGCGGAGTCATACCATAACGTCACTCTTTCATCTGAAATAAGACAGAGAAAAACATAgtgaaatataacttttattttcatTTAGAATTCTTTTAAGTCAGTTGTTTTTAACTTGCTTTTTTTGctttaaattttaattttaaattggAAAATTTGAgaattaaaacagaaaaaaaacaaaatcactCTAACATCCCTGGCTatccctattaaaaaaaaaaaagtatatttttcCATTCCAAGACATTTAAACCATTGGAGATTTTTATCTTAACGTATGATGTTTTTGGTTCCAGTGTCCTACAGTTATGGCACAGAGATTGTGGTGGTAAACAGGTCTCATGGTGACTTAGTGTTTGACCCTCAAGGTAATGGTTACTGTCAACCCTGTTACAGAGGGAGGGTTCCCACAACAGCCAGATACATTAGGAACGCCAAGGTCTAGCAAGTGTGTGGGTCCATATAGCCCCAACCACAGTGGAAGCACAGGACATGGCGGAAGGCCGCTCCATTCAAACTGGACACAATGGATCCCCATACTTGTGACTGGTGGATGTCCCATGGATCAAACACTATCACTATTCTGTAAATAAGCCATCAGTGGGAAAATCCCATCAATAGACCAAAACCTCATTAAAGAAGAAAAATTAGTTCTCAAACTAATTGGTgccagaaacttatacagatttgaaaattaattctatttaaaagtgtaagacttccaatacttatcagctgctgtatgtcctacaggaagtggtgtattctttccagtctgctgcagtgctctctgctgccacctctgtccgtgacaggaacggtttactactactgctctggacagttgctgacatagtgctctctgctaccacctctgtctgtgtcagactggaaagaatacatcacttcctgcagaacatacagcagctgataagtactgggggggcttaagatttttgaagcaatttacaaatctgtatagctttctggcaacagttgatttgaaaaaaaaataatctctggagtacccctttaagttctggtGAATATATAATAAATTTAAGTGACGTGTATGAACATTGCACGTCTGTACATTTTATGTTAATCTCAGGTTCTATCGGGGTCACAtgtcaaaggggtattccggggaaaatttacttttcccctatccacatgatagaggaaaagtaggagatcgtgggcagtccgacccctgaaccaatctccatatcggaccccggccggctctgttatgaatagagccgcgggtccggcatgtgacccgtggctctattcattcctatggggtgtcgcaaagagccgagtacagtgcTCTTTCGGCTTGGCTCTTtccgacactccataggaatgaatagagccgcgggtcatgcACCGGACctacagctctattcataacagagccggacGGGGTCTGATATAGAGATCACAGTatgggttcaggggtcggaccccctgcgTTCTCCTACTTttcttgtggataggggaaaagtaaattttccccagaatacccctttaagccacatatCTGAATTCATAAGCATTTTTGTTCACAAAACTGCATTCTTAGATGCAAAAGTGCATGAAGGTGCAAATAACTAGAGGGTGGTAGTATTTTCTAGCTGTGCTTAAAGGTTTAACCTTAACAACTCCTTCTTCCAAGATTTTTCAATGAGACTGATCATAAAAggttttatgtttctatgttttatatagaaatgaatgggagtaTAACACACAGCTGAGGGTGATtaatcaccagcagagagcagagaacaaaggattacaaagcctgtgaaagccggtattcagaggtcagagaggtcagtgctgacttcagagaagatagccctgtgatgtagctgtaaattaattctttgttgtcctgttttggtgcctcgtctccctccacccctcccctctccatagaaaaccatgacgacaggggggagagcttcaaactgctttttcatgataaaattacatttttcggctaataaaccaaattacaaagtttcttaaaatcacctggactattgatttctgctaaataagtttaaacaacaggtacactttaatacccATATACAATTAAAGTTCCACATACCAAGTAGCCTGGGCAGTATATGCTTGAACTCCTCTATGGGGTATGCTTGATCTACACCAGTCAGAGCAACGGCTCCGTCAGGACCAGAGCGGGGTCCGTCCCATAGTTCCCGTCCAGGATCTCTCCGTGGTACAAAGAGCGTGGCTGTGTGAGACGGCATAGGGTGTCCCGCTCTGCTTTGTAAAAGGAGAGCGCTATCTGGCTCTAGGAATCCACACAAGTAGAGAAAGTCATTGTTCTGGTGAAAAGGATAAGGAATGTCATTTGTCATATATGTGATCGGACTGGACAAGAAAACTGCGGCGTGATCTGTTTCAAGGCCCAGAACTTCAGATTCCTTCTGTATTTTAGACATCAGCTTATAGCGACGAAGGGCGTATTCTGTCTGTGTCAATCCTGGGGTCACCTCCCctgaaaagagaaaagaaaaacacataaatTATTTTAATTTGGAACGAGTTGTCTATTATttcactacgtttttgcaatccatttttcatccgttttttttttgcaaaaaactgatgcaattgtatgcatccgttttcatacgtttttccattgacttccattgtaaaaaaaacagatccgtttttctttacaatagaagtcaaaggaaaaacggatcaaaacggatgcacacaattgcatccggggtttttttcatccgttttttgaaaattttagaaaattataaagatttgtgatttactatttaaaaatctccattcttcccatacttatcagctgctttatgttcttttaaaggacaagtgccatgaaaaacttttcccagtaattgaagcacattacaaagttatataactgtgtaatgtgcttcaatcacctatctgcctcccttccctgtcttttcccccctcaatcccccaccaggaagtgtcctgactcacacagacctgattactgtcgtcaccgtcaccaggcagctccttcttgtgaggatgagtcatcagcaggagggctgctctagctcctgttacaccagcctccccctcccctccttgtcaggtgactcagcttgcccagcttatcttctctagtgacatgactccttcactgagtccacggcagcaggagagagggtatgaggggaggggggagctgcctatgtgccagagtcagtcggagggaagataagcaagtgagatgtgacaagtgatggcttgcagttgttcagccaatcggagctgagcaagctgagtcacctgacaaggcaggggaggggggaggctagtgtaacaggagaaggagctgagagaagagcttggtgacggtgacgacagtaatcaggtctgtgtgaggtaggacacttcctggtgggggttgaagggggaaaagacagggaagggaggcagataggtgactgaagcatattacagagttatataactttaatgtgcttcaattactgggaaaaagtttttcatggcacttgtcctttaagtctgacacaatgctctctgctgccacctctgtccatgtcaggaactgtccagagcagtagcaaatccccatagaaaacctctcttgctctggacagttcctgacatggacagaagtggtagcagagagcactgtgtcagactggaaagaaaacatttcctgcaggacatacagcagctgataagtatgggaaggcttaagatttttaaatagaagtaaattacaaatctaaatgactttctaaaaccagttgattagagaaaaaagtaaaaaggattttcactggagtacccttttaacataTCACCCTGCAGAGTGTATGGCAGAGTCAGTGCTTTTATTTTGTTACATTTTGTCTGTGATAACATAGGAAACATTTGTGAATATTTACTGGGAAAATAGAGTAACGTACCTTGTTTGAGGAGATGTGCATGAGTAAAAGCACTGGGCTGGCCAAGATATCTTTTCGGCAAGTCCAATGAAAGCCGATGCGTCCTTGTAGAAAATCGGTGCACCAAACAATAAGCGCAAGCTACAAGTAAGAAAAGTGTACAGGTGAGTACATACAGTTCAGTAGATCATTGAGTGAACTAGACTCCTGATCCGTTCTCCTGGCTCATACAGTTCAGTAGATCATTAGACTCCTGATTGGTTCTCCTGGCTCATACAGTTCAGTAGCTCACTAAGTTAACTAGACTCTCCTgatttgttctgctgtagctctataattcacaggtcacatgatgatCCATCACATATGACCCTCCTCAGGATACAGAACTGTAAGCTGGAGCCATGATGGAGCCTCTACTGTACTGCTCTATACTCTAGATACTTTACCTGGTCTGAGCTCCGggcacatctgaggctcctggccCCCGTaggtcctgcccagccaatcagtgacagtggTGGGGCCGTGCACTTATTGGCTGTGCGGGACCTGGCGTCAGGGGGTAAATGGGGGCagcacttacatactcacagcgggattgagtatgtaatcacatgaCAGGAGaaatatctgcagcggattttgctgaaaactcgcagcgtgaaatccactgcggatgcgttatgtgtgaagctacccttaagcagatttgccaaactgttcggtTTCGGCAACATTCaggagcctatggctgtattcatgttttcctggactccctaaggctgcattcccacattccgtgttccgcacggaacacggacgtggaatgcctgtaacggacttctccccccgccccggcagcatctgtaattagatgctgggagtgggggaactgtatagatatgcgccacgctgcccgggcggggggagaagtcAATTAAagtgcggaacacggaacgtgtgaatgcagcttaaggctgggttcacactacgtatatttcagtcagtattgtggtcctcatattgcaaccaaaaccaggagtggattaaaaacacagaaaggatctgttgatacaatgttgaaattgagtggatggccgccatataacagtaaataacggccattatttcaatacaacagccgttgttttaaaataacagcaaatatttgccattaaatggcggccatccactcaatttcaacattgtgtggacagatcctttctgtgtttttaatccactcctggttttggttgcaatatgaggaccacaatactgactgaaatatacgtagtgtgaacccagcctaagacagcatccaacttctaaAAGCCAGCGAGAGTCAAATGGCGAGAATtggggttcggagaacattgctgaacccaaacagttcggcaagtccgctcATTAATTAGAAGGGTCCTGTCTGGGCTGCACAGCAACTTTGGTCACGTaaccagaatatatatatatatttttttttttttcaatctttatTGAAATTTTTCAGTTTTGGTTTTGTAGACCCTATTGCAAATTCAGTTTAAAACTGTACACAAATATAGTACACAATGAAGATACAAGTTACAGTCCTGTAACAGTCTCATCTAGAAAGATATTTAATGTGGAAAGGGTCTTAGGTGAGAAAGAAGGGAGGAGTGGAATTAACAGAAccgtgggggggaggggagagtttGGATGGGAAATACCGAACCGCTccaaccgtccctcgtgccggccgccctctgccgcatcatcagctaatcagccgcgattggctgagcataactgtgtgggctacgcagctgatgacgcggcagaggggggccggcacgagggacggtcagagcggttcggccggccgcccgaagatgacatcattgtcgcaagatggtggacgggggtcgacacggatcaggtgagtatagagcactacacttccggggtggcgtgggggggggggggggaacacggggaaggggccattcactaacataacatacattacaaagttgtataactttgtaatgtgtgttatttagtgaataattgtttagcgcctacccctttaaatgcaaaagATCCATACACAGACATGTTGgccagtgatgctttaacgtatgctagcgattctgagattgtttttttcgtcacatatggcactttatgttagtggcaaaatttggtcactactttgtgtgttttttgtgaaaaacatcaaaatatcatgaaaaattaaaaaaaaattgcattttatgaactttgaaattctctgcttctaaaaaaagaaagtcgtagcacataaattagttactaagtcacattaccaatatgtctcctttattctggcataatttggtaaacatattttacctttttagggtgttacggggcttagaaattcatcagcaaattatcacattttcgtgaaagtttccaaaactgatttttttagggaccagttctttttttaaatggatttagaagtctggtatcctgaaaagccccataagtcaccccattttggaaagtgcacccctcaaagaattcatcttggtgtgaggtgggcattttgaccccacaggtattacaggaaagtattcaaaagaagacagtaaaaatgaaaaactcgaattcttccaataatatgtttgtttagtttgaaatttctcaatttcacgaggagcaagagaaaaaaagtaccccaaaatttgtaacgcaggttctcctgagtgaaaaggtacctcatatgtgggcgtaaaccactgcatgggcacgcagcagggctcagaaggaaaggagcgccaattagctttttcaatgcagattttgctgaagaagtttctgagcgccaggtgcgtttgcagcgcccctgtagtgccagcggagtaaaatctcccaataagtcaccccattttggaaagtgcacccctcaaagaattcattttggggtgtggtgaccatttttaccccacaggtattagaggaaagtattcaaaattggccagtaaaaatgaaaaactctaatttttccaataatatgttggtttagtttgaaatttctcaatttgacgaggaacaaaatctgtaactcaggttctcctgagtaaaacggtaccccatatgtgggcataaaccactgtatgggcacacagcagggctcagaagggaaggagtgctaatttactggagcaaaaccgcagctagtaatggttattagaatagcgcagttactaaaataaaataaaaaaaaatgagattacaggtaatctggtgtggttacggacaacatggggtggtcacgggcaacctgctgtggttacggcaacctggggtggttacgggcaacctgcagtgcttacagacaatctggggtggttacgggcaacgtggggtggttacgggcaacatggggtggttacggataaactgaagtgcttataggtaatctcgggtgggtacctgtaatctggcatggttaccgcaatctggagggggtcattggcaatttggggtgtcagaggcaacatgcagtggtcagaggcaacctgcggtggtcagaggcgatgtggcgtggtcagaggcgatgtggcgtggtcagaggcgatgtggcgtggtcagaggcgatgtggcgtggtcagaggcgatgtggcgtggtcagaggcgacgtgaggtggtcagaggcgacgtgaggtggtcagaggcaacgtgggctggttacgggcaacgtgggctggttacgggcaacctgctgtgcttacagacaatctggggtggttacgggcaacgtggggtggttacggataaactgaagttcttataggcaatctggggtggatacctgtaatctggcatgggcaccgcaatctggagggggtcattggcaatttggggtggtcagaggcgccgtggcgtggtcagaggcaacgtgccgtggttacgtgcaatctggggggttacatgtaatctggcgtgattacgggaaacctgggggggttatgtgcaacctggaagggttacagacaatctgggattgttactgctaaactgaagtgcttataggtaatctggggttggtaaatgtaatttggggtggttacgggcaatctggagggggtcactggcaatttggggtggttacgggcaatgtgcagtggttacgggcaacgtgcggtggttacgggcaacgtgcggtggttacgggtaatctggggggggttaggggtaatttgggagtaaactgcaattattactataataaaaagtgtgtgttttatttttttgtatgtttgtcactttttgtactttatacattcattttcactgtattactatgattactgtgatattttctatcacagtaatcatagttcagtgacagagaccaaattggtctctgtcactttaaattttccagagttggctggttgtgaagcgcatgcgcacttcataaccagccaggacgtcgaggaggacggagctccaggatcaggtgagtatatagggaaggggagggggggggtgactgggggacgggggtgacagggggggtggggggcgacttggggggtggggggacatcactttttatcccctgtcaccaatcattcatggtgacaggggataaaaagtgccggcggcacatggtacaagcgatcagcggtatacctccggtggcggagagcatggggctttcattcatttaaacttttccatccctgcgaacaaacatcgtttgttcgcagggatggcgccggccatcttggaaatgatggccgccgggggaggggggttagtgattccctactaggggggggctgatctggggtctgaggggacacttatttcatctccccccgctgtggattcacggcggggggagatgaaaagcagcggcggcaccggtaatcccctttaccgacggccgccactataacgttaatagcggcgatcgtcggtaagggggggggggggggggggggggccgggacagaccccacacactgccccaacccctcagctacctccggtagctggggggatggggtgggggccgtcccggccccgcagccttattctctgccatcgccgtaaaaagctgatggcagcagaataaggacccttagtgaccgccgtaaaaagccatatcggcggtcactaaggggttaaggtacagATTGTAGATCCGTAAAAAGACAAAATGTGTGAATAGCACAACAGAAATTAATGGGCAATAATTTGATCACAATTACATACAACTTTGTGgggcgtgtgaataaggccttagggtgcgttcacacgtacaggatccgcagcatcaaatctgctcctatactgtgtgtgtgaagctactcttagggtatgttcaccctGAGCAAATCAGGCGGAACTTTCCGCCGTTGAATCccgcctgtctatgggagagcgcacgctctcccatagacaagcTATGACACACAGAGACAGGCGGAAATccgcctgatttgctcagtgtgaacacacccttagaaaAAGTTTCCATAGGTAATGTAAAGCAGTCGCCTACGGCAACTAAGTTTCTCCTTTCACTTTCAATACAAGATctgaaatctgattggtcgccTGCAGTAAATGCTGTTATGCTGCTGCATTAAATCttcatcaaccaatcacagcacagctttcacttCTCTTGCGCAGGTAAcatgaaagctgcgctgtgattggttgctaggggcaacaagtCGGGTCTTTTTTTTAGACATAAAATAACAACGTTATAACAGAGATAACGCGCCTGACCTGTCACCCGGCCTGACAGAACGCTGTGCGGGGCCGGCCGCCACATGACTGCGCTCAGGATAACCGCATGCGTCTTCTCCGCTCCGCCGGTTACACTAGGCGGGGGCCTAGTACTCCCAAGAAGCGCAGTGATGACATCAACATGGGAAGACAACCGCTGCCTGGAGGATGTGAGATGAGGACGTGTGTCCGCGCTTCTCAGTGGtgagatatataatatacaataatgTACGAAAAAAACTTTAGAAAGTATCAGGCAGTGATGTGGCCACCTCAAGGAGAAGCCGCTCCGGGAGTGGGCGGGGCCAGGGCGGTCCTCATCACTAGTCACCTGTGCACACTCAGCGACGAAGCCGCAGCAATTACCTGTCAGTGTCATAGCCATCTAGCCAGGCGGTACCGCTCCGAGCAGAACGACAGCAGGGATTAGCGCGGTACCGTCAGCAGTGGTTATGGACGCGACATGCGATTTTCCTGCGTTTTTTTTCTGTCTTGATTTAAGGCAGTGACTGATGTTTTCTGATGTTAGGACCTGACTTGCAGTAGTTTTGCTGGAGGTTCCcaaatttttttgtaaataaacgtagagtgtgttcacactgagagtagggaaccttggccctccattggtggcaaaactacaactcccatcatgcctaagctaaagctttggctgtccaggcatgatgggagttgtagtttttcaacagctggagagccaaggttccctacccatgATCTACCGAGATATCTGCACCCACCTGTCCTAGCACAATGCTCCACAACCTGTCTGTGGCagtgatgcatgatgggaattgtagttttgccagatgtgtgtatggtgaaGTGTCAGTAGTCCCCCCCCTTCCAACTTAATTTTTACTTTATTACCATAGACACCAATGTCTACATGATAATGTCTCATCATCTGACGCCAACCAGATACGAATCCTatgagaacttaaaggggttatccgggtaacaaaaacaatattttaaatgatcccccttcccaataccaccctatgcctgatatacataaataaactaTCTTgaaccctttccctgtttttttttttctcattctttggattgtaaaatcctctactcggggtccactctgaccacgctcagctccctcttccttcttccctttgtagtcacaggacatgtgatctcctgtCTGGGGACTGGGTTAGCTTGtccattgacttggtaacccaacctCCAGGACcaattatctgcatcatctccatgcacctgtgctgcttccatagacttagggtacaaacacaccaccgtatacgcagcgtatttactgctgcgatacgcagcaaatacgcaacagatatgcagcagattagatctaaataacaacacagcatcaaatctgctgcgcatctgctgcgtatacggtgtgtgtgtttgcgtttacacagagagatttatctgacagattcttgaagccaaagccaggaatggatctgaaaagaggagaaatcagtctttcctctatgacctattccctgtttatagtcagttactggctttggcttcaaaaatctgtcagataaatctgtccgtgtaaacgcaccattatgctacgtttacacggaacgattatcgggcgaattttcgcgataacgatcgcattgagcgataattgttccgtgtaaacgcagcaaacgatcaagcgattagctataaatcgttcattttgatctttgaacatgttaataaattgtcgttcgtcgttcacaaaaaaattcacagatcgttccgtgtaaacagtcgttcactgattttacctatgtgcgagataggcttaagcgatcgcaaaacgaattttctgtacgatatatcgtaccgtctaaacgctgatggttataaaaaaacaattgttacttcgaaatcgttaattgtacgatcgggcaaattatcgctccgtgcaaACGTAgcattacatgtgtccctgagcctaggtctctgtaatatgaaactttatagttctatctctgcttgctgtcagtgaatgtaggcatatgtacctgtctttgtgtcacagctctgtatattgtaagtgttatagatgttcttagagtctggatggaactagaatgtttacATTCagagtcagcaagcagagatcttaacctacaccacatcccccccccccccggtaaacagatgcccattatgcagcacatagctactcCATacgcgcgtcagctctgctacatcatcagctggtATGAAATACATATTGGGGAGATGTGATGcagatgcaaaatcagtgaaaaaactgccctgtgtttactgtgcaatagtaatgacagcagtgggcaagaaagaaagctaaggggggcgagtacacaaatggaccagtcagagaaatgcatgatgggaaatgtagtttcctatcttggatatagatcggcttttaggaaaacttgtaactcaggaatggcagcagctagaaagataggagatggctcaaatactcagggggacttggtg is a genomic window of Dendropsophus ebraccatus isolate aDenEbr1 chromosome 4, aDenEbr1.pat, whole genome shotgun sequence containing:
- the XPNPEP3 gene encoding xaa-Pro aminopeptidase 3, yielding MWRPAPHSVLSGRVTACAYCLVHRFSTRTHRLSLDLPKRYLGQPSAFTHAHLLKQGEVTPGLTQTEYALRRYKLMSKIQKESEVLGLETDHAAVFLSSPITYMTNDIPYPFHQNNDFLYLCGFLEPDSALLLQSRAGHPMPSHTATLFVPRRDPGRELWDGPRSGPDGAVALTGVDQAYPIEEFKHILPRLLDERVTLWYDSARPAHESLHSNFIHPVLETNSKFRNRIKPTRLLMQQLRLVKSQAEIELMKKAGRISSHAFIETMHWSKPPLDEALIYAKFDFECRARGAEILAYPPVVAGGNRANTLHYVKNNQIVKPGEMVLLDGGCEASCYVSDITRTWPVNGKFSAAQQEIYEAVLEVQKSCLSLCTPGTSLENLYSHMLSQLGNKLQDLGIVPRRCSDNLLYKTARRYCPHHVGHYLGMDVHDTPDMSRSLPLQPGMVITIEPGIYIPENDTEAMEKYRGIGVRIEDDVVVTEESPLVLSAECPKEVCEIQEVCVRGH